Proteins from a single region of Ensifer adhaerens:
- a CDS encoding M23 family metallopeptidase has protein sequence MNTDKNMVRSLGDQPPILAHGRRAPDRREISLRWLSGTFLTGITSSLLMGVALFAALDGRQQLAIPAEAYAALDSAPNGDEQARAVRGGRILSPKLVAKPADKTVMEVSTMTHDGEKEVVRKQPFVHVKMALAANHQPSENYPDFDPLAIFSTDEADEESPVARTGTLYGSNVDSEVALKTLDFPLKGGVAFDSSMSLEEVEENVRTNGSVLTEGSTQVASLYYVDPQRFASESDGLDLLQGLTARIVEQNKSDAAYETIDEESTEYADDIIPVRRQTDIATVMINAGYAKAQAEDAAGYIGDALGANELSEGDVLRIGIIQNGEAQKGDEARIVRATIYSRNRHVLTMAVDDKGRFVPGAEPPKLDAVATAFDDNGAPVMTSSHDLPRVYDGIYRAALSYGMSSDMVGLVVKLLASNVDFQAQLKPTDSLEAFFSVTDERGMATEDSELLYVRAKFGDAVTAFYRFQDPEDNSIDYFDTEGKSIRQFLLRNPVPNGHFRSGFGMRRHPILGFSRMHTGVDWAAPRGTPIIAAGSGVVEKASWDSGGYGNQTLIRHANGYVSSYNHQSAIAKNVKVGNKVVQGQVIGWVGTTGLSTGPHLHYELIVNGNKVDPLRIRLPGGKSLSGDALAKFEKERDRIDELLSKDGSGAEVASN, from the coding sequence ATGAACACCGACAAGAACATGGTCAGGTCGCTCGGCGATCAGCCGCCGATCCTTGCGCATGGCCGCCGCGCGCCCGACAGGCGTGAGATCTCCCTACGCTGGCTTTCCGGCACCTTCCTGACCGGCATCACCTCAAGCCTTCTTATGGGCGTTGCTCTTTTTGCTGCACTCGACGGGCGCCAACAGCTGGCGATCCCCGCCGAAGCCTATGCAGCGCTGGACAGCGCGCCGAACGGAGACGAGCAGGCACGGGCGGTGCGCGGCGGCCGTATCCTTTCCCCGAAACTCGTCGCCAAGCCGGCCGACAAGACCGTCATGGAAGTCTCCACCATGACTCATGACGGCGAGAAGGAAGTGGTACGCAAGCAGCCCTTCGTACACGTCAAGATGGCGCTTGCCGCCAACCATCAGCCCTCGGAAAACTATCCGGACTTCGATCCGCTGGCGATCTTCTCCACCGACGAGGCGGACGAGGAGTCCCCGGTCGCCCGCACCGGTACGCTCTACGGCTCGAACGTCGATTCCGAAGTGGCGCTGAAGACCCTCGATTTCCCGCTGAAAGGCGGCGTAGCCTTCGACAGTTCGATGTCGCTCGAAGAGGTCGAGGAAAACGTTCGCACCAACGGCTCGGTCCTGACCGAGGGCAGCACGCAGGTCGCTTCACTCTACTACGTCGACCCGCAGCGCTTTGCGTCGGAGAGTGACGGTCTGGACCTGCTTCAGGGCCTGACCGCCCGTATCGTCGAGCAGAACAAGAGCGATGCCGCCTACGAGACAATCGACGAAGAAAGCACCGAATACGCCGACGACATCATTCCGGTGCGGCGGCAGACCGATATCGCAACCGTCATGATCAATGCCGGCTATGCGAAAGCACAGGCCGAAGACGCCGCCGGTTACATTGGAGACGCCCTCGGTGCGAACGAACTGAGCGAGGGTGATGTCCTTCGTATCGGCATCATTCAGAACGGCGAAGCGCAGAAGGGCGACGAGGCCCGCATCGTGCGCGCCACCATCTACTCGCGTAATCGCCATGTGCTGACCATGGCCGTCGACGACAAGGGCCGCTTCGTTCCGGGTGCGGAACCGCCGAAGCTCGACGCGGTCGCCACCGCGTTTGACGACAACGGCGCGCCGGTCATGACCAGCAGCCACGATCTGCCGCGCGTCTATGACGGCATCTACCGTGCCGCTCTTTCCTATGGCATGAGCTCCGACATGGTCGGCCTCGTCGTCAAGCTGCTCGCCAGCAACGTCGATTTCCAGGCACAGCTGAAGCCGACGGACTCGCTCGAAGCCTTCTTCTCCGTGACCGACGAGCGCGGCATGGCGACGGAAGACTCCGAGCTTCTCTATGTCCGAGCCAAATTCGGCGATGCGGTCACGGCCTTCTACCGGTTCCAGGATCCGGAAGACAATTCGATCGACTACTTCGACACCGAAGGCAAGAGCATCCGCCAGTTCCTGCTGCGCAACCCCGTGCCGAACGGCCATTTCCGCTCCGGCTTCGGCATGCGCCGCCATCCGATCCTCGGCTTCTCGCGCATGCATACCGGCGTCGACTGGGCCGCTCCACGCGGAACACCGATCATTGCCGCCGGCAGCGGTGTCGTGGAGAAGGCCAGCTGGGATTCTGGCGGTTATGGCAACCAGACGCTGATCCGCCACGCCAATGGCTACGTGTCGTCGTACAACCACCAGAGCGCCATCGCCAAGAACGTCAAGGTCGGCAACAAGGTCGTCCAGGGCCAGGTGATCGGCTGGGTTGGCACGACGGGCCTTTCGACCGGTCCGCACCTGCACTACGAGTTGATCGTCAACGGCAACAAAGTCGATCCTCTGCGCATTCGCCTTCCAGGCGGCAAGTCGCTTTCCGGCGACGCACTGGCGAAGTTCGAGAAGGAACGCGACCGCATCGACGAGTTGCTGAGCAAGGATGGCTCCGGCGCCGAAGTCGCAAGCAACTAG
- a CDS encoding IS1182 family transposase: MLKKPGLEQTALEMVTLEQLVPKDHLLRKIDAVIDFSFIHARVAGLYCADNGRPPLDPTLMFKALFLGYLFGVRSERQLVREIEVNVAYRWFLRLKLADPVFDASTLSQNRRRRYNDTSVAQDIFDAIVEQAIGHGLVDGTVLYTDSTHLKANANKGRYDLQMIEKSRADYWADLDRAIQAERALHEQKPLKTKARAPEVKETKVSRTDPDSGYMVRDGKPKGFFYLDHRTVDGRHAIITDTHVTPANVHDSIVYLDRLDRQRQRFAFDVKAVGLDAGYATSGIAQGLEQRAILGVTGYRNPTPPKDGMMRKSKFVYDGQDDGYRCPQGQVLAYATTDRNGYRHYRSDPTICRDCPLLASCTSNAAATRTITRHVWAEARERTDANRLTAWGKAIYKRRKETVERSFADAKQLHGHRYARFRSQIRVACQCLLAAAAQNIKKIAMAMTKAPKGSMA; encoded by the coding sequence ATGTTGAAGAAACCCGGCCTCGAACAGACCGCGCTTGAGATGGTGACGCTGGAACAGTTGGTCCCGAAGGATCACCTGCTGCGCAAGATCGATGCGGTGATCGACTTTTCCTTCATCCACGCTCGGGTTGCTGGGCTTTACTGCGCCGACAACGGCCGGCCGCCGCTCGATCCGACGTTGATGTTCAAGGCGCTGTTTCTCGGCTACCTGTTTGGGGTGCGCTCGGAGCGGCAGTTGGTGCGCGAGATCGAGGTCAATGTCGCCTATCGCTGGTTCTTGCGGCTGAAGCTGGCCGACCCGGTCTTCGATGCCTCGACGCTCAGCCAGAACCGTCGTCGCCGGTACAACGACACCTCGGTTGCCCAAGACATCTTCGATGCGATCGTCGAGCAGGCGATCGGCCACGGGCTGGTCGATGGCACGGTGCTCTACACCGACTCGACCCATCTGAAGGCCAATGCCAACAAGGGCAGATACGACCTGCAGATGATTGAGAAGTCGCGCGCCGATTACTGGGCCGATCTCGACCGGGCGATCCAGGCCGAGCGCGCCTTGCATGAGCAGAAACCGCTGAAGACCAAGGCGCGCGCGCCTGAGGTCAAGGAAACCAAGGTGTCGCGCACCGATCCCGACAGCGGCTACATGGTGCGCGACGGCAAGCCAAAGGGCTTCTTCTATCTCGACCATCGCACGGTGGACGGCCGGCACGCGATCATCACCGATACCCATGTGACGCCGGCCAACGTGCATGACAGCATCGTCTATCTCGATCGGCTGGACCGGCAACGCCAGCGCTTCGCCTTCGACGTCAAGGCGGTGGGGCTTGATGCCGGCTATGCCACGTCCGGCATTGCCCAGGGACTGGAGCAGCGCGCCATCCTCGGCGTCACCGGCTATCGCAATCCGACCCCGCCCAAAGACGGCATGATGCGCAAATCGAAGTTTGTCTACGACGGCCAGGACGACGGCTATCGCTGCCCGCAAGGCCAGGTGCTCGCCTATGCCACCACCGACCGCAACGGCTATCGCCACTACCGCTCCGACCCGACGATCTGCCGCGATTGCCCGCTGCTGGCCTCATGCACATCGAACGCCGCCGCCACCCGCACCATCACCCGCCACGTCTGGGCCGAGGCTCGCGAGCGCACCGATGCCAATCGCCTGACCGCCTGGGGCAAGGCGATCTACAAACGCCGAAAGGAGACGGTCGAACGCTCCTTTGCCGACGCCAAGCAGCTTCACGGCCATCGCTATGCCCGCTTCCGAAGTCAAATCCGCGTCGCATGCCAGTGCCTGCTGGCAGCCGCTGCCCAGAACATCAAAAAGATCGCCATGGCGATGACCAAAGCGCCAAAGGGCAGCATGGCGTAA